The Deinococcus sonorensis KR-87 genome includes a window with the following:
- a CDS encoding vWA domain-containing protein, whose product MARLTRYSKFEGDLDELDSSELMQMIQEALLGQGMNDPYDPDPNARPSMDDLFDAILNALAERNMIPEEMLAEAMQAGDIQDTPLGQQIQRLMDKLQQDGFIRKEFDDQDGQGGGAGQSGESRFQLTDKSIDFLGYKSLRDLMGGLGRSSAGAHDTREYASGIEMTGELKPYEFGDTLNLDTTATLSNVISKGFENAENSDLVIRQSEYNSSAATVVLLDCSHSMILYGEDRFTPAKQVALALAHLIRTQYPGDSLKFVLFHDSAEEVPVTKLAQAQIGPYHTNTAGGLRLAQQLLKRENKDMKQIVMITDGKPSALTLPDGRIYKNAYGLDPYVLGATLREVAQCRRSGIQVNTFMLARDAELVAFVRRVSEMTRGKAYFTTPHNIGQYVLMDYMSNKTKVVN is encoded by the coding sequence ATGGCACGCCTGACTCGCTACAGCAAATTTGAAGGCGACCTCGACGAACTGGATTCGAGCGAACTGATGCAGATGATCCAGGAGGCGCTGCTGGGCCAGGGGATGAACGATCCCTACGACCCGGACCCCAACGCCCGCCCCAGCATGGACGACCTGTTCGATGCGATCCTGAACGCCCTGGCCGAACGCAACATGATTCCGGAGGAGATGCTGGCCGAGGCGATGCAGGCCGGCGACATCCAGGACACGCCGCTGGGACAGCAGATCCAGCGGCTGATGGACAAGCTCCAGCAGGACGGCTTCATCCGCAAGGAATTCGATGACCAGGACGGCCAGGGCGGTGGGGCCGGCCAGAGTGGCGAGAGCCGCTTCCAGCTGACCGACAAGAGCATCGACTTCCTGGGCTACAAGAGCCTGCGCGACCTGATGGGCGGCCTGGGGCGCTCCAGTGCCGGCGCACACGACACCCGCGAGTACGCCAGCGGCATCGAGATGACCGGCGAACTCAAGCCCTACGAGTTCGGGGACACGCTCAACCTCGACACCACCGCCACGCTCAGCAACGTGATCAGCAAGGGCTTCGAGAACGCCGAGAACAGCGACCTGGTGATCCGGCAGAGCGAGTACAACAGCTCGGCCGCCACGGTGGTGCTGCTCGACTGCTCGCACAGCATGATTCTGTACGGCGAGGACCGCTTCACGCCTGCCAAGCAGGTGGCGCTGGCGCTGGCGCACCTGATCCGCACCCAGTACCCCGGCGACAGCCTGAAGTTCGTGCTGTTCCACGACAGCGCCGAGGAGGTGCCGGTCACCAAGCTGGCCCAGGCGCAGATCGGGCCGTACCACACCAACACGGCGGGCGGGCTGCGGCTGGCCCAGCAGCTGCTCAAGCGCGAGAACAAGGACATGAAGCAGATCGTGATGATCACCGACGGCAAGCCCTCGGCTCTCACGCTGCCGGACGGCCGCATCTACAAGAACGCCTATGGCCTGGACCCCTACGTGCTGGGCGCCACGCTGCGCGAGGTGGCGCAGTGCCGCCGCAGCGGTATCCAGGTCAACACCTTCATGCTGGCCCGCGACGCCGAACTGGTGGCGTTCGTGCGGCGCGTCTCGGAGATGACCCGCGGGAAGGCCTACTTCACCACCCCGCACAACATCGGCCAGTACGTACTGATGGACTACATGAGCAACAAGACCAAGGTCGTGAACTGA
- a CDS encoding ROK family protein, with protein MDNQVSIGVDVGGTKIAVGVLYGEELRDFHTQPTPESGWPAVLDALAGQVRLMQQRHPQARAVGVGIPGPISQDRRRVKFAPNIYGFTDVPLVEGLYERLGVHVSLENDAKAAALAEATLGAARGSQSSVYVTVSTGIGSGIVIGGRLWRGQHGIAGELGHVVSVPGAAVSGAGQSGTLEAVASGTAIARDASFALNRDVTTAEAFALAQAGDRIAGRVVRGAMYRIGLALADLQKMLDPEVFVIGGGVAGVGPYFFEHVQAAADEGAEGFAAVQIRPAQLGAQAGVIGAAVSAQLEPTPVR; from the coding sequence TTGGACAATCAGGTCAGTATCGGCGTGGACGTGGGCGGCACCAAAATTGCGGTGGGCGTGCTGTACGGCGAGGAACTGCGCGACTTTCATACCCAGCCGACCCCCGAGTCCGGCTGGCCCGCCGTGCTGGACGCGCTGGCCGGTCAGGTGCGCCTGATGCAGCAGCGCCATCCGCAGGCGCGGGCGGTGGGTGTGGGCATTCCCGGCCCGATCAGCCAGGACCGGCGGCGGGTAAAGTTCGCGCCCAATATCTACGGCTTTACTGACGTACCTCTTGTGGAAGGTCTCTACGAGCGGCTGGGCGTCCATGTGAGCCTGGAAAACGACGCCAAGGCCGCCGCGCTGGCCGAGGCCACCCTGGGCGCCGCACGCGGGAGCCAGAGCAGCGTGTACGTCACGGTCAGCACCGGCATCGGCTCGGGCATCGTGATCGGCGGGCGGCTCTGGCGCGGTCAGCACGGCATCGCCGGTGAGCTGGGGCACGTGGTGAGCGTGCCAGGGGCGGCGGTGAGCGGCGCCGGGCAGTCCGGCACCCTGGAGGCAGTGGCGAGCGGCACGGCCATCGCGCGTGACGCCAGCTTCGCGCTGAACCGCGACGTGACGACCGCCGAAGCCTTCGCGCTGGCGCAGGCGGGCGACCGCATCGCCGGACGGGTGGTGCGCGGCGCGATGTACCGCATCGGGCTGGCGCTGGCCGACCTGCAGAAGATGCTGGACCCGGAAGTGTTCGTGATCGGCGGCGGGGTGGCGGGCGTGGGCCCATACTTCTTCGAGCACGTGCAGGCCGCTGCCGACGAGGGCGCCGAGGGCTTCGCGGCGGTGCAGATCCGGCCAGCTCAGCTGGGTGCCCAGGCGGGCGTGATCGGCGCGGCGGTCTCCGCCCAGCTGGAACCAACTCCGGTGCGCTGA
- a CDS encoding serine/threonine-protein kinase, giving the protein MTQSPTPHMMNGYQLLSLIGRGNTATVFLAQKPGGAQPVALKVPFTETLAHQESAERFANEVRLSLQFRHPRLVGGLAGTPFGSSAYLAMPHYPGGPLDELMDRQRLTVPQAIQVLSDVAAGMEELHRHEAVHQDIKPQNVYLDAQGRASLGDFGSTYFVSLGGKVAGSPFYMAPECYRGELVGPPSDIYSFSVMAYELLTGERPHVGDSYDSLMISHLTHFPPPLHVEAVPRTLQRLLEQGQAKRHEARPTAAQLARAFRSALGEPEPEAETAPAPACSAPPSRLGRHAPAAPVAAVPVPAAAPAARAAEPRASWNPFKRRKS; this is encoded by the coding sequence ATGACCCAGAGCCCGACACCCCACATGATGAACGGCTATCAGCTGCTGAGCCTGATCGGCCGGGGCAACACGGCCACGGTTTTTCTGGCGCAGAAGCCCGGCGGCGCCCAGCCGGTGGCGCTGAAGGTGCCGTTTACCGAGACCCTGGCCCATCAGGAATCGGCCGAGCGCTTTGCCAACGAGGTGCGGCTCAGCCTGCAGTTCCGGCATCCCCGGCTGGTGGGCGGCCTGGCCGGCACGCCTTTTGGATCGAGCGCCTATCTGGCAATGCCGCATTACCCCGGTGGGCCGCTGGACGAGCTGATGGATCGCCAGCGCCTGACCGTGCCGCAGGCGATTCAGGTGCTGAGCGACGTGGCGGCCGGCATGGAGGAACTGCACCGGCACGAGGCGGTCCACCAGGACATCAAGCCGCAGAACGTCTACCTGGACGCTCAGGGCCGTGCGTCCCTGGGCGACTTCGGCAGCACCTACTTTGTGTCGCTGGGCGGCAAGGTGGCCGGCAGTCCGTTCTACATGGCCCCGGAATGTTACCGGGGTGAACTGGTGGGGCCGCCCAGCGACATCTACAGCTTCTCGGTGATGGCGTACGAACTGTTGACCGGCGAGCGGCCGCACGTGGGCGACAGCTACGACAGCCTGATGATCTCGCACCTGACCCACTTTCCGCCGCCGCTGCACGTGGAGGCGGTGCCGCGCACGCTGCAGCGCCTGCTGGAGCAGGGGCAGGCCAAGCGTCATGAGGCGCGGCCCACGGCGGCGCAGCTGGCCCGCGCCTTCCGGTCGGCGCTGGGGGAGCCGGAGCCCGAAGCCGAAACCGCGCCGGCGCCGGCCTGCTCGGCACCGCCCAGCCGGCTGGGCCGGCATGCCCCGGCCGCCCCGGTTGCCGCCGTCCCGGTGCCGGCCGCTGCGCCGGCCGCCCGCGCTGCCGAGCCGCGGGCCAGCTGGAATCCGTTCAAGCGCCGGAAGAGCTAG
- a CDS encoding acyl-CoA thioesterase: MDWSRAHRTHIQLRYSDTDMMGHINNAAYAQFLETARILYMQSLLPEPQGSALPVVLARLDLNYRREVHLGQQVEVELLTGAVGRSSWQYLFRILADGQLAADGLSVQVHLDPLTRRGAPLPGPLREALEAQLPLVAGGPHG; this comes from the coding sequence ATGGACTGGAGCCGTGCCCACCGCACCCATATTCAGCTGCGCTACAGCGACACCGACATGATGGGGCACATCAACAACGCCGCGTACGCGCAGTTTCTGGAGACGGCGCGGATCCTATACATGCAGTCGCTGCTGCCGGAGCCTCAGGGCAGCGCCCTGCCGGTGGTGCTGGCCCGCCTGGACCTCAACTACCGCCGCGAGGTGCACCTGGGCCAGCAGGTGGAGGTCGAGCTGCTGACCGGCGCGGTGGGCCGCAGCAGCTGGCAGTACCTGTTCCGCATTCTGGCTGACGGTCAGCTGGCCGCCGACGGCCTGAGCGTGCAGGTGCATCTGGACCCCCTCACCCGGCGCGGCGCACCGCTGCCCGGCCCGCTGCGCGAGGCCCTGGAAGCGCAGCTGCCGCTGGTGGCGGGCGGTCCGCATGGCTGA
- a CDS encoding DedA family protein: protein MAEWTLDLMDRLGYLGIMLLMILENLFPPLPSELILPAAGFSAARGDLNLIGVVLAGAAGSVLGTLPLYYLGRAVGEERLVRWADRYGRWLTVSGKEIRKADDWFDRHGQKAVLFGRMVPGIRSLLSLPAGMSDMPLPRFLLYSAIGSGLWATLLSGAGYLLGDHYDRVQQYVGPIGSGLLGLLVVLAVVWVVRRHRQGQAPAQREPDRGC from the coding sequence GTGGCCGAGTGGACGCTGGACCTGATGGACCGCCTGGGATACCTGGGCATCATGCTGCTGATGATTCTCGAGAACCTGTTTCCCCCGCTGCCGAGTGAGCTGATCCTGCCGGCGGCCGGGTTTTCGGCGGCGCGCGGCGACCTGAACCTGATCGGGGTGGTGCTGGCCGGGGCGGCGGGCAGCGTGCTCGGGACGCTGCCACTGTACTACCTGGGCCGCGCCGTGGGCGAGGAGCGGCTGGTGCGCTGGGCCGACCGGTATGGCCGCTGGCTCACGGTGAGTGGCAAGGAGATCCGGAAGGCTGACGACTGGTTCGACCGGCACGGCCAGAAGGCCGTCCTGTTCGGGCGGATGGTGCCGGGCATTCGCAGCCTGCTCAGCCTGCCGGCCGGGATGAGCGACATGCCCCTGCCGCGGTTCCTGCTCTACAGCGCCATCGGCAGCGGGCTGTGGGCCACGCTGCTGAGCGGGGCCGGGTACCTGCTGGGCGACCATTACGACCGGGTGCAGCAGTATGTGGGGCCCATCGGCAGCGGACTGCTGGGACTGCTGGTGGTGCTGGCCGTCGTCTGGGTGGTGCGTCGGCACCGTCAGGGGCAGGCGCCCGCACAGCGTGAGCCGGACCGTGGCTGCTAG
- a CDS encoding cytochrome c — translation MHTRILMALALLGSASAANVGPGQSIYTTNCAGCRGSRVQGQLGSNLHEAAGWKYALFSRAILHSRDDKGMALQPPIPVWGKIGFKGDHGTAPTAAEMHDLQAYLKTLK, via the coding sequence ATGCACACCCGAATCCTGATGGCCCTGGCCCTGCTGGGCTCCGCCTCTGCCGCCAATGTCGGGCCCGGTCAGAGCATCTACACCACCAACTGCGCTGGGTGCCGTGGCAGCAGGGTCCAGGGTCAGCTGGGGTCCAACCTACATGAGGCGGCCGGCTGGAAGTATGCCCTGTTCAGCCGCGCGATCCTGCATTCCAGGGACGACAAGGGGATGGCGCTCCAGCCTCCGATCCCGGTGTGGGGCAAGATCGGCTTCAAAGGCGATCACGGCACGGCGCCCACCGCCGCCGAGATGCATGACCTGCAGGCTTACCTCAAGACGCTGAAATAA
- a CDS encoding HAD family hydrolase, which produces MLRALIFDFDGTILDTETHEFRHWTQLYRQHGLDLSLSDWQQGIGTWGAFDPWAGLPEAVQQDRERVAEVLHQGILQDIAASELRPGVMTVLQQARDSGLRLALATSSGLDWIEQWFTPHGLSELFEARVTRDDVRRVKPDPELYALACERLGLQPHECLAVEDSLNGATAAVAAGVPVVVVPNEVTATQPFPPEWPRLDGYEGGLDALLQAAGVARQRS; this is translated from the coding sequence ATGCTGCGCGCCCTGATCTTCGACTTCGACGGCACCATCCTCGACACCGAGACGCATGAATTCCGGCACTGGACCCAGCTGTACCGGCAGCATGGCCTGGACCTCTCGCTGAGCGACTGGCAGCAGGGCATCGGCACCTGGGGCGCCTTCGATCCGTGGGCCGGGCTGCCGGAGGCGGTGCAGCAGGACCGCGAGCGGGTGGCGGAGGTGCTGCATCAGGGCATCCTGCAGGACATCGCCGCCTCGGAGCTGCGGCCCGGCGTGATGACGGTGCTGCAGCAGGCGCGGGATTCGGGGCTGCGGCTGGCGCTGGCCACCAGCAGCGGGCTCGACTGGATCGAGCAGTGGTTCACGCCGCACGGCCTGAGCGAACTGTTCGAGGCGCGCGTCACCCGCGACGACGTGCGGCGGGTCAAGCCGGACCCGGAACTGTACGCACTGGCGTGTGAGCGGCTGGGGCTGCAGCCGCACGAGTGTCTGGCGGTCGAGGACTCGCTGAACGGCGCCACAGCGGCGGTGGCGGCGGGCGTGCCGGTGGTGGTGGTGCCGAACGAGGTCACGGCCACCCAGCCGTTCCCGCCGGAGTGGCCGCGCCTGGACGGCTACGAGGGCGGCTTGGACGCCCTGCTGCAGGCGGCCGGGGTCGCCCGGCAGCGCAGCTAG
- the cmk gene encoding (d)CMP kinase yields MIVTIDGVAASGKSSVASGVARRLQLPYVSSGLLYRAAALVALDEGLPTDRAEPLLASLEAQPVELRPLPEGNEVWRGSQDLTERLHTSEVDGSVSAVAQLQPLREWVNDHLRQLPPPFVAEGRDMGTNVFPQAEYKFYLTASPRVRAERRVQERTADLESVEAALVLRDARDARQSAPAPDARHIDTGLGNLEQVIAKVLSYLPDPA; encoded by the coding sequence GTGATTGTGACGATTGATGGGGTGGCGGCCAGCGGCAAGTCCAGCGTGGCGTCCGGGGTGGCGCGGCGCCTGCAGCTGCCGTATGTGAGCAGCGGCCTGCTGTACCGGGCCGCCGCACTCGTGGCGCTGGACGAGGGGCTGCCCACGGACCGGGCGGAGCCGTTGCTGGCTAGCCTGGAGGCGCAGCCGGTGGAGTTGCGCCCGTTACCCGAGGGCAACGAGGTCTGGCGCGGCAGCCAGGACCTGACCGAGCGGCTGCACACCAGCGAGGTGGACGGCAGCGTCAGTGCGGTGGCACAGTTGCAGCCGCTGCGCGAGTGGGTGAACGACCACCTGCGACAGCTGCCGCCACCGTTCGTGGCCGAGGGGCGCGACATGGGCACCAATGTGTTTCCGCAGGCGGAGTACAAGTTCTACCTGACCGCCAGCCCGCGGGTGCGGGCTGAGCGACGGGTGCAGGAACGCACCGCCGATCTGGAGAGCGTGGAGGCCGCGCTGGTGCTGCGTGACGCCCGTGACGCCCGGCAGTCGGCCCCGGCGCCAGACGCCCGGCACATCGACACCGGCCTGGGCAACCTGGAGCAGGTGATCGCTAAGGTACTGTCGTATCTGCCGGACCCGGCCTGA
- a CDS encoding VC0807 family protein, with amino-acid sequence MTTSAPPRPSRNSPAKTLWDLVFTLLIPIAILSPNILGSGVSVAALLGGGQSGNVRSYLIAALIPVVYVLWDILVRRNVSPVALLGGATALFAGALAFWYVDGFLYAIKDSARSYLTALFAFLSVLTAYPLFRIFLDAASLTESPQHRAATQVAMKAPQVARALAQATLLFGVVDLIGGVVNSVVNYRIVVAKFGTEAFNAQVAQANAVMRVPGIAISLIGAALAFWLVQRAMTARYGQGASLLEPEKLEARLREAGEL; translated from the coding sequence ATGACCACGTCCGCCCCGCCGCGCCCGTCCCGCAACAGCCCCGCAAAGACCCTCTGGGACCTGGTGTTCACCCTTCTGATTCCGATTGCCATCCTGAGCCCCAACATCCTGGGCAGCGGGGTCAGCGTGGCGGCGCTGCTGGGCGGCGGCCAGAGCGGCAACGTCCGGTCCTACCTGATCGCGGCGCTGATTCCGGTGGTGTACGTGCTGTGGGACATTCTGGTGCGGCGCAACGTGTCGCCGGTGGCGCTGCTGGGCGGGGCCACCGCGCTGTTCGCAGGGGCGCTGGCGTTCTGGTACGTAGACGGCTTTCTCTACGCCATCAAGGACAGCGCCCGCAGTTACCTGACGGCCCTGTTCGCCTTTCTGAGCGTGCTGACCGCGTATCCGCTGTTCCGCATCTTTCTGGACGCAGCCAGCCTGACCGAGTCGCCGCAGCACCGCGCCGCCACCCAGGTGGCGATGAAGGCCCCTCAGGTGGCGCGCGCCCTGGCACAGGCCACCCTGCTGTTCGGCGTGGTGGACCTGATCGGCGGCGTGGTGAACAGCGTGGTGAACTACCGAATCGTGGTGGCGAAGTTTGGCACAGAAGCCTTCAACGCCCAGGTGGCCCAGGCCAACGCGGTGATGCGCGTGCCGGGCATCGCCATCTCGCTGATCGGGGCGGCGCTGGCCTTCTGGCTGGTGCAGCGCGCCATGACCGCCCGCTACGGCCAGGGCGCCAGCCTACTGGAACCGGAGAAACTGGAAGCCCGCCTGCGCGAGGCGGGCGAGCTGTGA
- a CDS encoding DUF4384 domain-containing protein: MRSTLLLGTLALGLSACTVSVQSNLGVAGSTDSGLISALNPDRGEGSSYYVGEAVRFYLTTRTSGYVTLLSLDPNGNSNVLIRGASVGAGTTVFPRPQDGAVFNVAPPRGVQRVRAIFTRVRPSADLYLSGQYSSGSWNATIQQRLGGYAVADRDVRETFFYIR; this comes from the coding sequence ATGCGAAGCACACTTCTTCTGGGCACTCTGGCCCTCGGTCTGAGCGCCTGTACCGTCTCCGTTCAGTCCAACCTCGGTGTGGCCGGCAGCACCGACAGCGGCCTGATCTCGGCCCTCAACCCCGACCGGGGCGAGGGGAGCAGCTACTACGTGGGCGAGGCGGTGCGCTTCTACCTGACCACCCGCACGTCCGGCTACGTGACGCTGCTGAGCCTGGACCCGAACGGCAACAGCAACGTGCTGATCCGGGGCGCCTCGGTGGGCGCCGGCACCACCGTGTTTCCCCGCCCGCAGGACGGCGCGGTCTTCAACGTGGCGCCGCCCCGGGGTGTGCAGCGGGTGCGCGCCATCTTCACGCGCGTGCGGCCCAGCGCCGACCTGTACCTGAGCGGGCAGTACAGCAGCGGCAGCTGGAACGCTACCATCCAGCAGCGCCTGGGCGGGTACGCCGTCGCCGACCGCGACGTGCGCGAGACCTTCTTCTACATTCGCTGA
- a CDS encoding Ppx/GppA phosphatase family protein — protein sequence MQRVAVADVGTNSCHLLIAEARPGGFRVLDSLKDRTRLGECLDAHGITAEGERRLAAALGRFRELATSLGAPELRVYATSAMRGAPNGEAVARRLREQIGVYPVIISGEREGQLTYLGAAGSVEFGSDNLLLDLGGGSLELARGDQHVAASVLSLPLGSVRMRLAHLHHDPPRQRELRALEAQVRTALTGQLDPYRVRAGTRVFGSSGTFEALAGLLAARRGGAATGINGLSFRVPELGEVLEELRGLSPTRRGRMPGLDPRRADIIVAGAAVLHTVLTAVGASTVTVSEGALREGMLREELGEQDRWSRGLSARQRSVLEMAERFSVSLPHARQVTQLSQQLYDRLRDLGRLPDSPHDPRSLLSTAAMLHETGLLVAQSSHHKHSAYLIRHAGLRGYDPQQLDRVAQIARYHRKSPPKASHPEYAALPPAGQQQVARLAAILRVADALDRSHAQAVRIERLTPQGPGLRLTVGGAGPLEQEGLRQKADLWQQVYGPLTLDPLPGQLLT from the coding sequence ATGCAGCGTGTGGCGGTGGCCGATGTCGGCACCAATTCGTGTCATCTCCTGATCGCTGAGGCCCGGCCCGGCGGGTTCCGGGTGCTGGACTCGCTCAAGGACCGGACCCGGCTGGGCGAGTGCCTGGATGCTCACGGCATCACCGCCGAGGGCGAGCGGCGGCTGGCCGCAGCGCTCGGCCGTTTCCGTGAGCTGGCCACCTCGCTGGGCGCGCCGGAGCTGAGGGTCTATGCCACCAGCGCCATGCGCGGCGCGCCGAACGGCGAGGCGGTGGCGCGCCGGCTGCGCGAGCAGATTGGGGTGTACCCAGTCATCATCAGTGGGGAGCGCGAGGGCCAGCTGACCTACCTGGGCGCGGCCGGTAGCGTGGAGTTCGGCTCTGACAACCTGCTGCTGGACCTGGGTGGCGGCAGTCTGGAACTGGCGCGCGGCGACCAGCATGTGGCCGCATCGGTGCTGAGTCTGCCGCTCGGCTCGGTGCGGATGCGGCTCGCCCACCTGCACCACGATCCACCCCGCCAGCGTGAGCTGCGGGCCCTGGAAGCCCAGGTCCGGACGGCGCTTACCGGCCAGCTTGACCCCTACCGGGTGCGGGCGGGCACGCGGGTGTTCGGGTCCAGCGGCACCTTCGAGGCGCTGGCGGGGCTGCTGGCGGCCCGGCGTGGGGGGGCGGCCACCGGCATCAACGGCCTGAGTTTCCGGGTGCCGGAGCTCGGCGAGGTGCTGGAGGAACTGCGCGGCCTGTCGCCCACCCGCCGGGGCCGGATGCCGGGCCTGGACCCGCGCCGCGCCGACATCATCGTGGCGGGTGCGGCGGTGCTGCACACGGTCCTGACGGCGGTGGGGGCCAGCACCGTCACGGTCAGCGAAGGTGCGCTGCGCGAGGGCATGCTGCGCGAGGAACTGGGCGAACAGGACCGCTGGAGCCGGGGCCTGAGCGCCCGGCAGCGCAGTGTGCTGGAGATGGCCGAGCGCTTCAGCGTCAGCCTGCCGCACGCCCGGCAGGTCACGCAGCTGTCGCAGCAGCTCTATGACCGGCTGCGTGACCTGGGCCGGCTGCCGGACAGCCCGCACGACCCGCGCAGCCTGCTCAGCACCGCCGCGATGCTGCACGAGACCGGCCTGCTGGTGGCGCAGAGCAGCCATCACAAGCACTCGGCCTACCTGATCCGCCACGCCGGGCTGCGCGGCTACGACCCGCAGCAGCTGGACCGGGTGGCGCAGATCGCGCGGTATCACCGCAAGAGTCCGCCGAAAGCCAGCCACCCGGAGTATGCCGCGCTGCCCCCGGCAGGCCAGCAGCAGGTGGCGCGGCTGGCCGCCATCCTGCGGGTGGCCGACGCGCTGGACCGCAGCCACGCCCAGGCGGTGCGGATCGAGCGGCTGACGCCTCAGGGGCCGGGCCTGCGGCTGACGGTGGGCGGCGCCGGCCCGCTGGAACAGGAGGGGCTGCGCCAGAAGGCCGACCTGTGGCAGCAGGTCTACGGCCCACTGACGCTGGACCCGCTGCCCGGGCAGCTCCTCACCTGA